In Acanthochromis polyacanthus isolate Apoly-LR-REF ecotype Palm Island chromosome 9, KAUST_Apoly_ChrSc, whole genome shotgun sequence, the DNA window GGACATCATAACTCTAAACACTTTAACAAGCAAACGTTTTGATCTAACCATCTCCTCCTGAACACAGACATGTTGAtggctgcagagaaacacatgATGACAGGAAACACCTTCACCTGGCAGCAGGTGTGTAGCCGCCCGCTGTTACCCGTGAACCGGAATGCTCAGGACGTTCTTCAGGCTGCAGAAGATTCTGTCCATGGCTTCGGGGGCTCTGCTGGATCCGAACTCTGTGGCCACGATGGACTGCTGGATGTCTGCGGAGAACAACAGCAGGTTCTTCAGGAGAACGCTTCTTGTTCTCAGAACAGCATCTGATCTCCAGACCTGTCTAATCATCTGAACTGTCTTCAAACAGGTGAGACCCTGAACTCAGCTGAACCCTTCCTGATGCATTAGTGATCGGTAAATAAGTTACTGATTATGGACCTTTCTGCTCAGAAACCTCCAGCGGTTGTCCGTTGCAGAACGCTCCCTTCCCCCTCCTGGCGGTGAACATCTTGTCTTCCAGACAGCTGTAGACGACACCAAACTCTACCTGAAGGAGCAGGAAGGTGGAAGCAGCTCAGACTGGAGCAGGACCAGCATAATGAATCCTAGAGTTAGAGATTACAGGTATAATAGAAGAGAACCTACAGTCTACAGCAGTAATGAATACACTGCTGTGtaaaatcacttaaatgtcagaGGATTCTAAACTTTGGATGTTCTCCTGCTGGAatgttcctcttcttcatctggTCAGCCAGTGTTGTGGTTcatcctcagaacttcatctagaaatgtcttcagcatcttctgacctcatgcagccccagatcatcacacttccacctctgtgcttcactgtcaggaccatgcatccactgtAGTAGTCTtggtcaggttctcaccaacatttggactccatctgagcccaactcattggtcttcatctgaccaaagaatgtttgtaatctgtattttttttttttttttgctgaacctTTATTTTCCCAGGTAGGTCAACTGAGAACCAGTTCTCATCTACAATAACGACCTGGGCAAGAGTCAATATTAGGTAAACGTTCCTTTACTGTTTGATAAATGTCTCCTTAATGTTTGATCAGCGTTCCCTTAATGTTTGATCAAAGTTCCCTTAATGTTTGATCAGCGTTCCCTTAATGTTTGATCAAAGTTCCCTTAATGTTTGATCAGCGTTCCCTTAATGTTTGATCAACGTTCCCTTAATGTTTGATCAGCGTTCCCTTAATGTTTGATCAACGTTCCCTTAATGTTTGATCAGCGTTCCCTTAATGTTTGATCAGCGTTCCCTTAATGTTTGATCAACGTTCCCTTAATGTTTGATCAGCGTTCCCTTAATGTTTGATCAGCGTTCCCTTAATGTTTGATCAAAGTTCCCTTAATGTTTGATCAGCGTTCCTTTAATGTTTGATCAGCGTTCCCTTAATGTTTGATCAACGTTCCCTTAATGTTTGATCAGCGTTCCCTTAATGTTTGATCAGCGTTCCCTTAATGTTTGATCAGCGTTCCCTTAATGTTTGATCAGCGTTCCCTTAATGTTTGATCAGCGTTCCCTTAATGTTTGATCAGCGTTCCCTTAATGTTTGATCAAAGTTCCCTTAATGTTTGATCAGCGTTCCTTTAATGTTTGATCAGCGTTCCCTTAATGTTTGATCAACGTTCCCTTAATGTTTGATCAGCGTTCCCTTAATGTTTGATCAGCGTTCCCTTAATGTTTGATCAGCGTTCCCTTAATGTTTGATCAGCGTTCCCTTAATGTTTGATCAGCGTTCCCTTAATGTTTGATCAGCGTTCCCTTAATGTTTGATCAAAGTTCCCTTAATGTTTGATCAGCGTTCCCTTAATGTTTGATCAGCGTTCCCTTAATGTTTGATCAGCGTTCCCTTAATGTTTGATCAACGTTCCCTTAATGTTTGATCAGCGTTCCCTTAATGTTTGATCAGCGTTCCCTTAATGTTTGATCAGCGTTCCCTTAATGTTTGATCAACGTTCCCTTAATGTTTGATCAGCGTTCCCTTAATGTTTGATCAGCGTTCCCTTAATGTTTGATCAGCGTTCCCTTAATGTTTGATCAGCGTTCCCTTAATGTTTGATCAGCGTTCCCTTAATGTTTGATCAGCGTTCCCTTAATGTTTGATCAAAGTTCCCTTAATGTTTGATCAGCGTTCCCTTAATGTTTGATCAACGTTCCCTTAATGTTTGATCAGCGTTCCCTTAATGTTTGATCAACGTTCCCTTAATGTTTGATCAGCGTTCCCTTAATGTTTGATCAGCGTTCCCTTAATGTTTGATCAACGTTCCCTTAATGTTTGATCAGCGTTCCCTTAATGTTTGATCAGCGTTCCCTTAATGTTTGATCAAAGTTCCCTTAATGTTTGATCAGCGTTCCTTTAATGTTTGATCAGCGTTCCCTTAATGTTTGATCAACGTTCCCTTAATGTTTGATCAGCGTTCCCTTAATGTTTGATCAGCGTTCCCTTAATGTTTGATCAGCGTTCCCTTAATGTTTGATCAGCGTTCCCTTAATGTTTGATCAAAGTTCCCTTAATGTTTGATCAGCGTTCCCTTAATGTTTGATCAACGTTCCCTTAATGTTTGATCAGCGTTCCCTTAATGTTTGATCAACGTTCCCTTAATGTTTGATCAGCGTTCCCTTAATGTTTGATCAGCGTTCCCTTAATGTTTGATCAACGTTCCCTTAATGTTTGATCAACGTTCCCTTAATGTTTGATCAGCGTTCCCTTAATGTTTGATCAGCGTTCCCTTAATGTTTGATCAGCGTTCCCTTAATGTTTGATCAGCGTTCCCTTAATGTTTGATCAAAGTTCCCTTAATGTTTGATCAGCGTTCCCTTAATGTTTGATCAGCGTTCCCTTAATGTTTGATCAGCGTTCCCTTAATGTTTGATCAGCGTTCCCTTAATGTTTGATCAAAGTTCCCTTAATGTTCTAGTTGAAGCCCTTCTTATCAGTACAAGTAACATTTACGGatgttccctgaacgcctcCCAGTGCAGGTAGATGCTGTAAGGTGACAGTGTGTCAGCCCTAGTCATGAAACTGTGATTTTATCGATCCTTGTGAATTTTAAACATACAACATATATTAATGCAGttgatcttcttcttcttgaagTTGATAAGTGTTCTTATAGCAGTATTGTGATtaatattcatttaattttgcaGCTCCAGTACTGCGTTAGCTGTTGTAAATCCCTTTAcggttcaggtcaggtgagttttttaaataatcgCACTGACAGAACCACTAACAGCTCCATCAATCACTGATGCCATCACTTCAAATCCTTTGAAATTACAATTAAATTCAAGAAACAACAATTTAAAGCACAATATTTGCTCttttaattgaaaaacaaaacaaaaaactatttcattttttgtttttacaaacaaaatgattggTTAAAAGTGTTCACACATCAGTTGATCAACAGAAACAGTCAAATCAAAGCGATTGATCCCTGAAGCTGCTGGTGACTCAGACCTCAGATCAGTTTCCTGCTGAAGACTTTCACTTCATCGTCACGTCTATCTGTTGTTTCCGTCGGTTGTTGTTTACGTCTGTTATTTCGGTCAGTTGCTGTTTCCGTCTGTTGTTGTTTCCGTCGATTGTTGCTGACATCACGTTGTCCTCCTGAGAGCGGtggctgtgattggctgcagaCTTTTCCAGGGATCCTGCATCATTGATGGACTGAAATATTTCTCCACTGAAGCGTCTGAAGACTGACAACACAGAATGTTCGATCTGATCATTTAGTGACAATAAAGTAAACTGGCCAAAGATAATACTGCAGATAATACGCAGTTACACTGCATATAATACCTAATTATTCTACATATAATACCCGGTTATACTGCATTTAATACCCGGTTATACTACATTTAATACCCGGTTATACTACATTTAATACCCGGTTATACTGCATTTAATACCCGGTTATACTGCATTTAATACCCGGTTATACTACATTTAATACCCGGTTATACTACATTTAATACCCGGTTATACTGCATTTAATACCCGGTTATACTACATTTAATACCCGGTTATACTACATTTAATACCCGGTTATACTACATTTAATACCCGGTTATACTGCATTTAATACCCGGTTATACTGCATTTAATACCCGGTTATACTACATTTAATACCCGGTTATACTACATTTAATACCCGGTTATACTGCATTTAATACCCGGTTATACTGCATTTAATACCCGGTTATACTACATTTAATACCCGGTTATACTACATTTAATACCCGGTTATACTGCATTTAATACCCGGTTATACTGCATTTAATACCCGGTTATACTACATTTAATACCCGGTTATACTACATTTAATACCCGGTTATACTGCATTTAATACCCGGTTATACTGCATTTAATACCCAGTTATACTACATTTAATACCCAGTTATACTACATTTAATACCCGGTTATACTACATTTAATACCCGGTTATACTACATTTAATACCCAATTATACTACATTTAATACCCAATTATACTACATTTAATACCCGGTTATACTACATTTAATACCCGGTTATACTGCATTTAATACCCGGTTATACTGCATTTAATACCCGGTTATACTACATTTAATACCCGGTTATACTACATTTAATACCCGGTTATACTGCATTTAATACCCAGTTATACTACATTTAATACCCGGTTATACTGCATTTAATACCCAGTTATACTGCATTTAATACCCAGTTATACTACATTTAATACCCGGTTATACTACATTTAATACCCGGTTATACTGCATTTAATACCCAGTTATACTGCATTTAATACCCAGTTATACTACATTTAATACCCGGTTATACTGCAGAAAATACCGAGTTCTTAGTATTGATTACGGATTTTGATCAATTTTCATTAGCTTTCTGCTGATCCAAATGATCCAGACAGAGAAACTCGGTCCGGTTCTGAACCATCAGCTGTATTTCAGGTACCTGGGACTTCGGAGCTCCTGAGGGAGAGAAGGACTGAGGCCGCCTGAAACCGTCTCCTCTGCGCCGCCTCTGACCGTCGAAGCCCCGCGACTCCCCGCCGAATCCGCCCGGAGAAACGCCCATGTACCCTCGGTGGGAGTCCGGGGAGTACACGGAAGAACCGGGAGAGCAGGGCGGGTAGCCCCGGGGGGAACCTCCGCGGTGTCCGGAGCCTCCGTACGGTGAGCGAGCTCCGGGAAAGCCCCAGCAGGGACCCGGGGAAGGATACCTTTCCTGCGGAGCTGCGGGGCTCCGCTGAGGTCTGATCGGAGCTCGATACATCCGAGCAGGAATAGCGGAGCTtgcttctggttctggttctaatgGAGCGGAggcttctgctgctggagaaccGGACCGCACAGACGGAAACAAAGCACAGATCCAGACGGAAAGACTGAGTCCTTCTTCCGGGTCAGCAAACTGCAGCGCCGCTCAGCGGGCATCAGGTGGAACTGCAGGAGGTCCAGCTGGGTTTAGTGTGATTTTGTTCCGTAGTTCTGGTCCTGGGTTTCTGGGTCTGCCTGAACATCGCAGCTTCATTTGGATCCTGAGGATCAATAACAgttgatttaaatattaaccctgaaacaaatatatttctgatcattaaactttgtgtgtgtgcatatatatatatatatatatatatatatgacagtcaatagaaactttgaggtagaaatgtaggcataattctacttgtaggggggttgtaatgattcattgtggatttactgatgatctagtgccctggtagttgagataatgatgagttgtcattttgtcatgattcattgcacatgggttggtcactttgcaaaagtgaaccaaatacacaccaagcaatactcagtgagtatctgcacaatgtgagaatgggtttgaaggcctatataaaggcccaaaaaaggccaccattgttagtccagtgaacagcatcatgccgcgtctatcacatgaacgacgtctccgggcactgggtatggtggaggccgctttgagctacagtgatgtatccaggcgtatgggctgttcccaacccacaatcagaagcctggtccaaagcatgcgccgacggattgctgcctgcatccaagcagatggaggccatactcggtattgactgctgtgactttgtgtttggcaggtgccgttttcttttgtgaaattctttattttgaaatcattcttga includes these proteins:
- the mplkip gene encoding M-phase-specific PLK1-interacting protein, giving the protein MYRAPIRPQRSPAAPQERYPSPGPCWGFPGARSPYGGSGHRGGSPRGYPPCSPGSSVYSPDSHRGYMGVSPGGFGGESRGFDGQRRRRGDGFRRPQSFSPSGAPKSQSSDASVEKYFSPSMMQDPWKSLQPITATALRRTT